A window of Photobacterium sp. GJ3 contains these coding sequences:
- a CDS encoding SCP2 domain-containing protein: MPVDALLTGVVETALNTLLKDDEASQRRLTRLRGKVISVRIHELGKQFYFIFSQQIDVLAVYEGETQCRLSLSLAALPELREQANLTQLIKADKLALEGDIQLAQQFSALLSGLKPDVAERLSRYTGDVVAHTVVSGAKQKLAGLRDHAQARRRDLGEVMTEEWRLAPPALEIAHFADQVDDAASQLARLEARINQLADRLAQPTTA, translated from the coding sequence ATGCCAGTTGATGCGCTTCTCACCGGTGTGGTGGAAACTGCCCTGAATACGCTGCTCAAAGACGACGAAGCCAGCCAGCGTCGGCTGACCCGTCTGCGAGGCAAAGTGATCAGTGTCCGGATTCATGAGCTGGGCAAACAATTTTATTTCATCTTCAGCCAGCAAATCGATGTGCTGGCGGTGTATGAAGGGGAAACCCAGTGTCGTTTGTCGCTCAGTCTGGCCGCATTGCCGGAACTGCGGGAGCAGGCGAACCTGACCCAGCTGATTAAAGCGGACAAGCTGGCTCTGGAAGGGGATATCCAGCTCGCCCAGCAATTTTCAGCGCTGCTCAGTGGCCTGAAGCCGGATGTGGCAGAGCGGTTATCCCGTTACACCGGCGATGTGGTTGCCCATACGGTGGTGAGCGGCGCCAAGCAAAAGCTGGCGGGTTTGCGTGATCATGCCCAGGCACGCCGTCGCGATTTAGGCGAAGTAATGACGGAAGAGTGGCGACTGGCACCGCCGGCGCTGGAAATCGCTCACTTTGCCGATCAGGTCGACGACGCGGCCTCGCAACTGGCGCGCCTTGAAGCCCGAATCAATCAGCTGGCAGATCGGCTGGCCCAACCAACTACAGCCTGA
- a CDS encoding multidrug effflux MFS transporter, whose translation MKPESSASNRRIVALMVLLVLFSPLAIDIYLPALPAMADSFAVDATLVQDTVTWFMFSLGLGQVFAGPLADRFGRRPIALIGVAVYAMSSTLAYVAQSLDIMLLARFLQGFGACATSVAAFAAVRDSFGPERSGRMISYLNGAICFIPALAPLLGSWLTHEFGWRANFSFMAGFAVVAGALLTTFFKETRPADTFVSGAMFSPSRYVSVLREPVFVFHASMAMLAMAVILAYVTSAPMWLMVHLGLDMGQFTLWFGINAVLNIIACMVAPKCMDKVGSRRTLMSGLAMLTVSGGMMLILKDISTAWAFMLPIFMSSFGFAFVLGSAAGKALAPFGDRAGTAAAMLGLFQMSGAGLMVSLTQRLDLTPPLLLTFQMLMLLPGLLILLSRRGRQWHPAPAQE comes from the coding sequence ATGAAGCCTGAATCGTCTGCATCAAACCGCCGCATCGTGGCACTGATGGTCCTGCTGGTGCTGTTTAGCCCGCTGGCTATCGATATTTACCTGCCTGCGCTTCCGGCCATGGCCGATAGTTTTGCCGTGGATGCAACGCTGGTTCAGGATACGGTGACCTGGTTTATGTTCAGCCTGGGTCTTGGACAGGTCTTTGCCGGCCCGCTGGCGGACCGTTTTGGTCGTCGTCCCATCGCCCTGATCGGGGTGGCTGTGTATGCCATGAGTTCCACGCTGGCCTATGTGGCGCAGTCGCTGGATATCATGCTGCTTGCCCGTTTCCTGCAGGGCTTCGGTGCCTGTGCGACGTCGGTGGCTGCGTTTGCCGCCGTGCGGGACAGTTTTGGTCCGGAGCGGAGCGGCCGGATGATCAGTTATCTGAACGGTGCAATTTGTTTTATTCCGGCGCTGGCTCCTCTGCTGGGCTCCTGGCTGACCCATGAATTCGGCTGGCGCGCTAACTTCAGCTTTATGGCGGGGTTTGCGGTAGTGGCCGGGGCGCTGCTGACGACTTTCTTCAAGGAAACCCGTCCGGCAGATACCTTTGTCAGCGGTGCGATGTTCAGTCCGTCCCGCTATGTGTCTGTGCTGCGTGAGCCGGTGTTTGTCTTTCATGCTTCCATGGCCATGCTGGCGATGGCGGTGATTCTTGCCTATGTGACTTCAGCGCCGATGTGGCTGATGGTGCATCTGGGGCTGGACATGGGTCAGTTCACCTTGTGGTTCGGTATCAATGCTGTGCTCAATATTATTGCCTGCATGGTCGCGCCGAAATGTATGGATAAGGTGGGCTCCCGCCGGACTCTGATGTCTGGTCTGGCGATGCTGACGGTGTCTGGCGGGATGATGCTGATTCTGAAAGATATCTCAACAGCCTGGGCCTTTATGCTGCCGATCTTCATGAGCTCGTTTGGCTTTGCTTTTGTGCTGGGGTCGGCGGCCGGAAAAGCGCTGGCTCCGTTTGGCGACCGTGCCGGAACCGCTGCGGCGATGCTGGGCCTGTTCCAGATGAGCGGTGCGGGCCTGATGGTCAGCCTGACACAGCGACTGGATCTGACACCGCCGCTGCTGCTGACGTTCCAGATGCTGATGCTGTTGCCGGGCCTGCTGATTTTGCTGTCCCGTCGCGGTCGCCAGTGGCATCCGGCTCCGGCTCAGGAATAA
- the ubiE gene encoding bifunctional demethylmenaquinone methyltransferase/2-methoxy-6-polyprenyl-1,4-benzoquinol methylase UbiE has product MTEPTQTTDFGYRKVAKDEKAQLVAEVFHSVADKYDLMNDLMSMGIHRLWKRFTIDCSGVRRGHRVLDLGGGTGDLAAKFSRMVGEDGQIVLADINNSMLKVGRSKLRDRGIVGNVAYVQANAEELPFPDDYFDCITISFCLRNVTDKDKALRSMFRVLKPGGRLLVLEFSKPVIDPLSKLYDAYSFHILPRVGEMVVGDAESYRYLAESIRMHPDQPTLEGMMQDAGFEQTSYHNMTGGIVALHRGYKF; this is encoded by the coding sequence ATGACTGAACCTACACAAACGACTGATTTTGGTTACCGGAAGGTGGCCAAAGATGAGAAAGCGCAGCTGGTTGCGGAAGTGTTTCACTCGGTAGCAGACAAATACGATCTGATGAACGACCTGATGTCGATGGGCATTCATCGTCTGTGGAAGCGTTTCACCATTGATTGCAGTGGTGTCCGTCGTGGCCATCGTGTGCTGGATCTGGGCGGTGGTACCGGGGATCTGGCCGCGAAATTCTCCCGCATGGTCGGTGAAGATGGTCAGATTGTGCTGGCAGACATCAACAATTCGATGCTGAAAGTCGGTCGCAGCAAGTTGCGGGATCGCGGAATTGTCGGCAACGTTGCCTATGTGCAGGCCAATGCCGAAGAACTGCCGTTCCCGGATGACTACTTTGACTGCATCACCATCAGTTTCTGTCTGCGTAACGTCACAGACAAAGACAAAGCGCTGCGCTCCATGTTCCGGGTACTGAAGCCGGGTGGCCGTTTGCTGGTGCTGGAATTCTCCAAACCCGTGATTGATCCGCTGTCGAAGCTCTACGATGCCTATTCGTTCCATATCCTGCCGCGTGTCGGCGAAATGGTGGTCGGCGATGCAGAAAGCTACCGTTATCTGGCGGAGTCCATCCGGATGCATCCGGATCAGCCGACGCTGGAAGGCATGATGCAGGACGCGGGATTCGAGCAAACCAGCTACCATAACATGACAGGCGGTATTGTCGCGCTGCATCGTGGTTACAAGTTCTGA
- a CDS encoding DMT family transporter translates to MQEKKALGFGLAAVLLWSTVATAFKITLNYFSPVQMVAAASVVSAIALLVIAGFQGKLSLLLPTLRARPFYYLMLGLINPCIYYLVLFQAYELLPASQAQPLNYSWAITLTLMAAVFLGQKIRPQDWVACLFGYLGVVVIATKGDLMALQFDSPLGVTLALLSTLLWALFWILNTKNQADPVVGVLLGFLLSLPCSVGLSLVMGGWQPIPWQGWLAVTYVGLFEMGITFVLWLNAMKLTRNTAKLSNLIFLSPFISLMLLATIIGETIHPATLVGLVMIIIGLLIQQWRGKAKSEDANASC, encoded by the coding sequence ATGCAGGAAAAGAAAGCGCTCGGATTCGGCCTCGCCGCCGTCCTTTTATGGTCCACCGTCGCCACCGCCTTCAAAATCACTCTGAATTATTTTTCACCCGTTCAGATGGTGGCTGCGGCCAGCGTCGTCTCTGCGATTGCCCTGCTGGTGATTGCCGGTTTTCAGGGCAAGCTCAGCCTGCTGCTGCCAACACTGCGTGCCCGGCCGTTTTATTACCTGATGCTCGGCCTGATCAATCCGTGCATCTATTATCTGGTGCTGTTTCAGGCCTATGAATTACTGCCGGCCTCGCAGGCCCAACCGCTGAATTACAGCTGGGCGATCACCCTGACGCTGATGGCTGCGGTTTTTCTCGGTCAGAAAATCCGGCCGCAGGACTGGGTGGCCTGTCTGTTCGGTTATCTGGGCGTGGTGGTGATCGCCACCAAAGGGGATCTGATGGCGTTGCAGTTCGACAGTCCGCTCGGCGTCACGCTGGCCCTGCTGTCGACCCTGCTCTGGGCACTGTTCTGGATTCTGAATACCAAGAATCAGGCCGATCCCGTCGTGGGTGTCCTGCTGGGTTTTCTGCTGTCGCTGCCGTGCTCGGTCGGTCTGAGTCTCGTGATGGGCGGCTGGCAACCCATTCCCTGGCAGGGCTGGCTGGCTGTGACTTATGTCGGCCTGTTTGAAATGGGGATCACCTTTGTGCTTTGGCTCAACGCCATGAAGCTGACGCGCAATACCGCCAAACTGAGTAACCTGATCTTCCTGTCGCCTTTCATTTCTCTGATGCTGCTGGCCACCATCATTGGCGAGACAATCCATCCGGCAACCTTAGTGGGTTTGGTGATGATTATCATCGGCCTGCTGATTCAGCAATGGCGCGGTAAAGCCAAGTCCGAAGATGCCAACGCCTCCTGCTGA
- the rmuC gene encoding DNA recombination protein RmuC has protein sequence MGEWLSENGQWLAAAITAAVAAGGATAAWFQGRLRQQAEIWQRQLEAETRLAQQREQQLRQELAEQQQELDTLDVERDRLSNELRQMHARLAAAVEKLRYLETLRQEHQALTERLEASRQSEYGLAADLRELQTRYREEQKASHEKIQLLENAETRLQQQFESLANRLFEQKSRSVDAQNKLSLDGLLSPLKEQLEGFRKQINDSFSHEARERHTLVHEINSLKLLNEQMAREAVNLTQALKGDNKAQGNWGEVVLSRVLTESGLREGHEYRTQVNLEDSHGKRYQPDVVVHLPQDKDVVIDAKMSLVAYERYFHAETQVERDKALSEHLTSLRGHIRGLSRKDYHQLHGVRSLDYVLMFIPVEPAFQAAVEADPALIRDAMDSNIMLVSPTTLLVALRTINNLWRNERQNQNARQIAERAGKLYDKLRLFVSDMEQVGGALDKASLSYQGAMNKLASGRGNIIRQAESFKELGVEVKRDLPLSVTERALQDSEAVHGITETVNDTP, from the coding sequence ATGGGTGAATGGCTCAGTGAGAATGGTCAGTGGCTGGCAGCGGCGATTACCGCGGCCGTCGCAGCGGGCGGGGCAACAGCGGCCTGGTTTCAGGGGCGATTGCGCCAGCAGGCCGAGATCTGGCAGCGTCAGCTGGAGGCGGAAACCCGGTTGGCCCAGCAGCGAGAGCAGCAACTGCGTCAGGAACTGGCTGAGCAACAGCAGGAACTGGACACACTGGATGTCGAGCGGGACCGGCTCAGCAATGAACTGCGCCAGATGCATGCCCGGCTGGCGGCGGCGGTTGAAAAGCTGCGTTATCTCGAAACCCTGCGTCAGGAACATCAGGCGCTGACTGAACGGCTGGAGGCATCCCGGCAGTCTGAATACGGCCTGGCAGCGGATCTGCGTGAACTGCAGACCCGTTACCGGGAGGAGCAGAAAGCATCGCATGAAAAAATTCAGTTGCTGGAAAACGCTGAAACCCGGCTGCAACAGCAGTTTGAAAGCCTGGCCAACCGCCTGTTCGAACAGAAAAGCCGGAGCGTGGATGCGCAGAATAAGCTCAGTCTGGACGGGTTACTCAGCCCGCTGAAAGAGCAGTTGGAAGGGTTTCGCAAGCAGATCAACGACAGTTTCAGCCATGAAGCCCGTGAGCGGCATACGCTGGTGCACGAAATTAACAGCCTCAAGTTGCTGAACGAGCAGATGGCCCGGGAAGCGGTGAATCTGACGCAGGCGCTGAAGGGAGACAATAAAGCGCAGGGTAACTGGGGAGAAGTGGTGCTGTCGCGGGTGCTGACGGAATCCGGCCTGCGCGAAGGCCATGAATACCGGACGCAGGTGAACCTGGAAGACAGTCATGGCAAGCGCTATCAGCCAGACGTGGTGGTGCATCTGCCGCAGGACAAAGATGTGGTGATTGACGCCAAGATGTCGCTGGTGGCGTATGAGCGTTATTTTCATGCCGAGACTCAGGTGGAGCGGGACAAGGCTCTGAGTGAGCACCTGACCTCGCTGCGCGGTCATATCCGAGGCCTGAGTCGTAAGGATTATCATCAGCTACATGGGGTGCGCAGTCTGGATTATGTGCTGATGTTTATTCCGGTCGAACCGGCGTTTCAGGCGGCGGTTGAAGCCGATCCGGCGCTGATCCGTGATGCCATGGACAGCAATATCATGCTGGTCAGCCCGACCACACTGCTGGTGGCGCTGCGAACCATCAATAACCTGTGGCGCAACGAACGCCAGAACCAGAATGCCCGGCAGATTGCCGAGCGGGCCGGAAAACTGTACGACAAGCTGCGGCTGTTTGTTTCGGATATGGAGCAGGTGGGCGGTGCGCTGGATAAAGCCAGCCTGAGTTATCAGGGGGCGATGAATAAGCTGGCGTCCGGACGGGGCAATATTATCCGTCAGGCCGAAAGCTTTAAGGAACTGGGCGTGGAGGTGAAACGGGATCTGCCGCTGTCGGTGACGGAACGTGCTCTGCAAGACAGTGAGGCTGTGCACGGCATCACCGAGACGGTGAATGACACACCATGA
- a CDS encoding aminopeptidase P family protein codes for MQSVISQRVAQIREWLAAEQLDALVIPHEDEFLGEYIPEHNERLLWATGFTGSAGAAVIARDKAAVFVDGRYVVQVRKQVPGDVFEYRHLIEEPPMHWVETQLASGSKIAVDPRLHSGAWLKRTQQTLNSDLTLVLLEANPIDTLWADRPAPTLSDARLMGLDFVGQSSSDKRAKIAASLQKQKADAVLLTQLDSIAWLLNVRGSDVACLPVLLSAAILHNDGSVDFFIDQARLPAEFAAHVGEGVRVQAPETLKNSLNALQGKRVLLDPATSNAWAGQTLRDAGAIILEGADPCMLPKAAKNATEVAGMKASHIRDGVAVSKFLAWVDRQVADGKLLDEATLADQLWQFRIEDPSCTDVSFDTISAAGGNAAMCHYNHNNQPEPGVLEMDNVYLVDSGGQYPDGTTDITRTIAIGTPGEEVKQTFTLVLKGHIALASARFPRGTTGSQLDALARQHLWAYGFDFDHGTGHGVGHFLNVHEGPQRISKAPNPTALLPGMVLSNEPGYYRADAFGIRIENLELVVEVATEGDMTVLGFESLTRAPIDRRLVDLSLLNDVELDWLNTYHQKVFDVISPSLEGADLDWLKQATAPIHR; via the coding sequence ATGCAATCAGTGATTTCTCAACGCGTGGCACAGATCCGCGAGTGGCTGGCCGCAGAACAGCTTGACGCTCTGGTGATCCCGCATGAAGACGAATTTCTGGGTGAATACATCCCGGAACACAATGAACGCCTGCTGTGGGCAACCGGGTTTACCGGCTCTGCCGGTGCAGCCGTCATTGCCCGTGATAAGGCTGCCGTCTTCGTGGATGGCCGTTATGTGGTTCAGGTTCGTAAACAAGTGCCGGGCGACGTGTTTGAGTACCGTCATCTGATCGAAGAACCACCGATGCACTGGGTGGAAACACAACTCGCTTCGGGCAGCAAAATTGCCGTCGACCCGCGCCTGCACAGCGGTGCCTGGCTGAAGCGTACTCAGCAAACCCTGAACAGCGATCTGACGCTGGTGCTGCTGGAAGCCAATCCGATTGATACGCTGTGGGCAGATCGCCCAGCCCCTACTCTATCGGATGCCCGCCTGATGGGGCTGGATTTCGTCGGCCAAAGCAGCAGCGACAAACGCGCTAAGATTGCTGCCAGCCTGCAAAAACAAAAGGCTGATGCCGTTCTGCTGACTCAGCTCGACAGTATTGCCTGGCTGCTGAACGTACGCGGCAGTGATGTTGCCTGCTTGCCTGTGCTGCTCTCCGCAGCCATTCTGCACAACGATGGCAGCGTCGATTTCTTCATTGATCAGGCCCGTCTGCCAGCTGAGTTTGCGGCACACGTCGGCGAAGGTGTCCGCGTTCAGGCTCCGGAAACCCTGAAAAACAGCTTAAATGCCCTGCAAGGAAAACGCGTCCTGCTCGACCCGGCCACCAGCAATGCCTGGGCCGGACAAACCCTGCGTGACGCTGGCGCCATCATCCTTGAAGGCGCAGATCCCTGCATGCTGCCAAAAGCGGCGAAGAATGCCACCGAAGTTGCTGGCATGAAGGCCAGCCATATCCGTGATGGCGTTGCGGTTTCCAAGTTCCTGGCCTGGGTCGATCGTCAGGTCGCAGACGGTAAATTGCTGGATGAAGCGACGCTGGCCGACCAGCTGTGGCAATTCCGCATTGAAGACCCAAGCTGTACGGATGTCAGCTTCGACACCATTTCTGCAGCAGGCGGCAATGCCGCCATGTGTCACTACAATCACAATAATCAGCCTGAGCCAGGTGTGCTGGAAATGGACAATGTCTATCTGGTGGACTCCGGCGGTCAGTACCCGGACGGCACCACAGATATCACCCGGACCATCGCCATCGGCACGCCGGGCGAGGAAGTGAAGCAAACCTTCACGCTGGTCCTGAAAGGCCATATCGCGCTGGCCAGTGCCCGTTTCCCGCGCGGCACCACAGGTTCGCAGCTTGATGCACTGGCCCGCCAGCATCTGTGGGCTTATGGCTTTGATTTCGACCATGGCACCGGCCATGGCGTCGGCCACTTCCTGAATGTGCATGAAGGCCCGCAGCGGATCTCCAAAGCACCGAACCCAACCGCGCTGCTGCCGGGTATGGTGCTGTCGAATGAGCCGGGCTACTACCGTGCCGATGCATTCGGCATCCGGATCGAAAACCTGGAACTGGTGGTGGAAGTGGCAACCGAAGGCGACATGACAGTGCTGGGCTTTGAATCCCTGACCCGTGCGCCGATTGACCGTCGTCTGGTGGATCTCAGTTTACTGAACGATGTCGAGCTGGACTGGCTCAACACCTATCATCAGAAGGTCTTTGATGTGATCAGCCCATCTCTGGAAGGTGCCGATCTGGACTGGCTGAAACAGGCAACGGCACCGATTCATCGCTAA